The Pirellulimonas nuda genome includes a region encoding these proteins:
- a CDS encoding FecR domain-containing protein, whose translation MSAADPSLIASVVEEITTDALLRWRSGNIAAGRPLSEPVPVRPGRGRSAIKRAGRKPLWAGMLAAAALITVGVGAWLLTDSAPGELLVADIIDQEGVRWGDDTTALSDDDAVGLGRLSSSGGEYTLQFRDGSTVRVVGRASLEIKSKMLVRLDHGRATAQVPPNSIGFTIESSLIDVVDLGTEFGISVDGDHADVVVFDGEVDVKSNLDQASGQRRLTQGNAVKVARDGAMGRLVDVGRDVDGRWWTGNRLGADGPLIARVTDNIGGSSEVYAFYQTTYQGLSDDAVAYTDNPNHQWNGLTPDGLPGFLRGADYVRTFNHYRYLLEFQMKIELSAPANLFVFADNRIPPPEWLVEQFRDTGIDIGLDEGPWLDNIPEEYRKFDVNTTAVGAGQSVDNTFSVWRRRCTDTTPITLGSAGLWSGDEGHGRAMYGVAATPLDAPAPDGEQNSPVTGSSSGARQK comes from the coding sequence ATGTCGGCGGCCGACCCGAGTCTAATCGCATCCGTCGTTGAAGAGATAACGACGGACGCGCTTCTGAGATGGCGGAGCGGCAACATAGCCGCGGGGCGGCCGCTGTCGGAGCCGGTCCCGGTGAGGCCCGGGAGGGGCCGTTCCGCGATCAAGCGAGCCGGGCGGAAGCCCCTATGGGCCGGGATGCTCGCCGCGGCGGCGTTGATTACCGTAGGGGTGGGCGCTTGGCTGCTCACTGACTCAGCGCCCGGAGAGTTGTTGGTTGCCGACATCATCGACCAAGAAGGGGTTCGCTGGGGCGACGACACAACGGCGCTGTCGGACGACGACGCCGTAGGGCTTGGCCGTCTGTCGTCGTCGGGCGGTGAGTACACCCTGCAATTCCGCGACGGCTCGACCGTTCGGGTCGTGGGCCGCGCGTCGCTGGAGATTAAGTCGAAGATGCTTGTGCGGCTGGACCACGGGCGCGCGACCGCCCAGGTGCCCCCCAATAGCATCGGGTTCACCATCGAGTCCTCGCTGATCGACGTCGTTGACTTGGGCACAGAGTTCGGCATCTCAGTCGACGGCGACCACGCGGACGTCGTGGTCTTCGACGGCGAGGTCGATGTGAAGTCGAACCTTGACCAAGCAAGCGGCCAACGAAGACTCACGCAAGGCAACGCGGTGAAGGTAGCCCGAGACGGCGCGATGGGACGGCTCGTGGACGTCGGCCGCGACGTGGACGGCAGGTGGTGGACCGGCAATCGACTCGGCGCGGACGGTCCGCTCATCGCGCGCGTTACCGACAACATCGGGGGTAGTTCCGAGGTATACGCGTTCTACCAGACGACGTACCAAGGCCTAAGCGACGATGCTGTCGCCTACACCGACAACCCCAACCATCAATGGAACGGGCTGACTCCAGACGGGCTTCCTGGCTTCCTGCGGGGGGCGGACTACGTCAGGACGTTCAACCACTACCGGTATTTGCTGGAGTTTCAGATGAAGATCGAGCTCTCTGCGCCGGCAAACCTGTTCGTGTTCGCCGACAACCGGATACCGCCGCCAGAGTGGCTTGTCGAGCAGTTCAGAGACACCGGCATTGACATCGGACTCGACGAGGGCCCGTGGCTCGACAATATCCCGGAGGAGTATCGCAAGTTTGACGTCAACACGACGGCAGTCGGCGCCGGTCAGAGTGTCGACAACACCTTCAGCGTATGGCGGCGTCGCTGTACGGATACAACACCGATTACCTTGGGCAGCGCTGGGCTGTGGAGCGGCGACGAAGGGCACGGGCGAGCGATGTACGGCGTCGCCGCGACCCCGCTGGACGCCCCGGCGCCAGACGGAGAGCAGAACTCGCCAGTAACTGGCTCGTCGAGCGGGGCCCGGCAAAAGTAG
- a CDS encoding sigma-70 family RNA polymerase sigma factor has translation MDREPEASSDRNTQFVKLLTSHQPRIYAYIAAALCGDSAAADVLQETNLSLWSQIERYDFTKPFLPWAFGFARQQVMAYRKTCSRSRLVFCDEAVDALADHCLDSSDAIDDRLAALERCVKRLGADEAQLVHERYTGKTPVLAIARRLDVPAHAISSRLHRIRKALARCVQSALATEG, from the coding sequence ATGGACCGAGAACCAGAAGCGTCTTCCGATCGGAACACGCAATTCGTGAAGCTGCTGACTTCGCACCAGCCGCGGATCTACGCCTACATCGCGGCGGCATTGTGCGGCGACTCGGCGGCGGCCGATGTTCTCCAGGAGACCAACCTCTCCCTGTGGTCGCAGATTGAGCGCTACGACTTCACGAAGCCGTTCCTGCCGTGGGCGTTCGGTTTTGCCCGCCAACAGGTAATGGCCTACCGGAAGACCTGCAGCCGGTCCCGGCTTGTGTTCTGCGATGAGGCCGTTGACGCCTTGGCGGACCACTGCTTGGATTCGTCCGACGCCATCGACGATCGATTGGCGGCGCTGGAGAGATGCGTGAAGCGGCTCGGCGCCGACGAGGCGCAGCTTGTACACGAGCGTTACACGGGCAAGACGCCCGTGCTGGCCATCGCGCGCCGCCTGGACGTTCCGGCGCACGCGATATCATCGCGGCTGCACCGTATCCGCAAGGCGCTTGCGCGGTGCGTTCAGTCTGCGCTGGCGACCGAGGGATGA
- a CDS encoding DUF1559 domain-containing protein, which translates to MRRAFTLVELLVVIAIIGILIALLLPAVQAAREAARRTQCKNNLKNIGLAIHNHIGTYGVYPTAGASFGEPAEWYMAGGKPFGPKKQGMSWAYQILAFIEEGAIRSQQSTAVVQSSPVPLFNCPSRRGPTLFQSNFFGAAYLMDYASAEPGTKLKGSGVPNYVDPVRDGNIHKRMYSVFWAQQAGGWNGSGPPDNGVYDGVIVRSPWKVSLSKPSSLSGVQFDAPGEFAKGVPSPVRIAQITDGTSKTMMIGEKWVFASEYEGGGPSDDRGWLDGWDPDTVRLTCTGPAPDGALPQLMADSDSKGLDNQAYLFGSAHSGVLNAAFADGSVRSIAFDIDLYVFNSLGTRDGEALNETTLTEGFD; encoded by the coding sequence ATGCGGCGCGCATTCACGCTGGTGGAACTGCTGGTGGTCATCGCCATCATCGGCATCCTTATCGCCCTCTTGCTTCCTGCGGTCCAAGCCGCGAGAGAAGCGGCACGGCGGACGCAGTGCAAGAACAACCTGAAGAATATCGGCCTTGCGATCCACAATCACATCGGCACGTACGGGGTCTATCCAACCGCCGGGGCCAGTTTCGGCGAGCCGGCGGAGTGGTACATGGCCGGGGGAAAGCCGTTTGGGCCGAAGAAGCAGGGCATGAGTTGGGCGTATCAGATCCTCGCGTTTATCGAGGAGGGGGCGATCCGCAGCCAGCAGAGCACCGCGGTGGTGCAGTCCTCGCCGGTCCCGTTGTTCAACTGCCCTTCGCGTCGGGGGCCGACGCTGTTCCAGAGCAACTTCTTTGGCGCCGCCTACCTGATGGACTACGCGTCCGCGGAGCCCGGAACCAAGCTGAAGGGCAGTGGCGTGCCGAACTACGTCGACCCGGTCCGGGATGGCAACATCCACAAGCGGATGTACTCCGTGTTCTGGGCGCAGCAGGCGGGTGGTTGGAACGGCAGCGGCCCGCCCGACAACGGGGTCTACGACGGGGTGATTGTGCGTTCCCCGTGGAAGGTGTCGCTCAGCAAGCCGAGCAGCCTGAGTGGGGTGCAGTTTGACGCGCCGGGGGAATTCGCTAAGGGCGTTCCTTCGCCGGTACGCATCGCCCAGATCACCGACGGCACGAGCAAGACGATGATGATCGGCGAGAAGTGGGTCTTTGCCAGTGAATACGAGGGTGGCGGGCCGTCCGACGACCGCGGCTGGCTGGACGGCTGGGACCCCGACACGGTTCGGCTGACCTGCACCGGCCCCGCGCCGGACGGCGCCCTCCCCCAACTGATGGCGGACTCGGACTCCAAGGGCCTCGACAACCAGGCTTACCTTTTCGGCTCGGCGCATTCGGGCGTCCTGAACGCCGCCTTCGCGGACGGCTCCGTGAGATCAATTGCGTTCGATATCGACCTGTACGTGTTCAACAGCCTGGGGACGCGCGATGGCGAGGCGCTGAACGAAACGACCTTAACCGAAGGCTTCGATTAG
- a CDS encoding glycoside hydrolase family 44 protein, which translates to MLVVLSIEVPTTRAITPDKPGGGSVQFAIDSGLNVAPISPWIYGTNFNSVPGATLNRIGGNRLTGYNWENNASNAGADWYHHNDYGMASGPNDPPGSAFRGSIQSGAVSGQAVLVTVPMAGYVAADGIGTVDETEIAPSNRWKEVVPKKSTIYPGSSLSTSPNHLDGYVFTDELAHWVEGFKTPNQAVFYSLDNEVGLWGEDLQDGWQSGSQPRPWENPPVPAVQPTSGGRTHPTIHPFNPSFAELRNKTIAHAGAIKDVNPNAIVFGGVGYGWTDFTNLSSAPDAVTSPAHPGGDQPGEMHYYEWLLKEVHDAEVAQGRKLMDVLDLHWYTEVYADGQRITSDMATPAAIEARVQATRSLWDPTYAEESWISQWGTWQGSPGNNGPIQLLPRVQRDIDDFKPGTKIAITEYNYGGTNHISGAIAQADALGVFGREGVFAANLWGEGSYVEGAFDMYLNYDGAGGAFGSTSIEAGTSSIASSAVYASVDEDDPNRMFVIAINRTGSAITTGVAVTHDRVFDHAEVYQLTNAGAVPQRMADVELDLLNAFQYTMPAYSVTTLVLVSDGLLGDFNRDGTVDGADYTVWRDSLGLTGNLAADANEDNIVDIDDYNLWRSNFSLTTSSTGLPTVSTPEPSGVTLALAASLCGAAIQRWRSR; encoded by the coding sequence GTGTTGGTTGTCCTGTCCATTGAGGTCCCGACAACGCGCGCCATCACCCCCGACAAGCCGGGCGGCGGTAGCGTGCAATTCGCCATCGATTCAGGACTGAACGTCGCCCCAATCTCACCCTGGATCTACGGGACAAACTTCAACTCGGTGCCCGGCGCCACGCTCAACCGAATCGGGGGGAATCGGCTGACCGGATACAATTGGGAGAACAACGCCTCGAACGCCGGAGCCGACTGGTACCACCACAACGACTACGGAATGGCGAGCGGCCCCAACGACCCGCCGGGGTCGGCCTTCCGCGGCTCAATCCAGAGTGGTGCGGTGAGTGGTCAAGCCGTGCTCGTTACGGTTCCTATGGCTGGTTACGTCGCGGCAGATGGGATCGGGACGGTTGATGAGACGGAGATCGCGCCGTCGAACCGTTGGAAAGAAGTCGTTCCAAAGAAATCGACCATCTACCCCGGCTCGTCGCTCTCGACCAGCCCTAACCATTTAGACGGATACGTCTTCACCGATGAGCTAGCCCATTGGGTCGAAGGCTTCAAGACGCCGAATCAGGCGGTCTTCTACAGCCTCGACAACGAGGTCGGCCTGTGGGGTGAAGACCTCCAGGACGGCTGGCAGTCTGGATCTCAACCGCGGCCGTGGGAGAATCCGCCTGTCCCAGCGGTCCAACCCACGTCGGGCGGTCGCACGCACCCCACCATCCATCCTTTCAATCCCAGCTTCGCGGAGCTGCGCAACAAGACCATCGCGCACGCCGGCGCGATCAAGGACGTCAATCCGAACGCGATCGTGTTCGGCGGCGTCGGCTACGGCTGGACTGATTTTACCAATCTTTCGAGCGCACCCGACGCGGTCACAAGCCCCGCGCACCCGGGGGGCGATCAGCCCGGTGAGATGCACTACTACGAGTGGTTGCTCAAGGAGGTCCACGACGCAGAGGTCGCCCAGGGCCGCAAGCTGATGGACGTGCTCGACCTGCACTGGTACACGGAGGTCTACGCGGACGGGCAGCGGATCACAAGCGACATGGCCACGCCGGCCGCCATTGAGGCCCGTGTGCAGGCCACCCGCTCGTTGTGGGACCCCACATACGCCGAAGAAAGCTGGATCAGCCAGTGGGGCACTTGGCAGGGTTCGCCCGGGAACAACGGTCCGATTCAACTCCTGCCCCGCGTTCAGCGCGACATCGACGACTTCAAGCCGGGCACAAAGATCGCCATCACCGAGTACAACTACGGCGGAACCAACCACATTTCCGGCGCGATCGCCCAGGCCGATGCGCTCGGGGTCTTTGGCCGCGAGGGAGTGTTCGCGGCGAATCTGTGGGGAGAAGGAAGCTACGTCGAAGGGGCCTTCGACATGTACCTGAACTACGACGGCGCGGGGGGCGCTTTCGGCAGCACCTCGATCGAAGCGGGCACGTCGAGCATCGCCAGCTCCGCCGTTTACGCGAGCGTCGATGAAGACGACCCCAATCGGATGTTCGTCATTGCGATCAACCGAACGGGGAGCGCCATCACCACCGGCGTCGCGGTGACCCACGATCGGGTCTTCGATCACGCCGAGGTGTACCAGCTCACGAACGCCGGCGCCGTACCGCAAAGAATGGCCGACGTAGAGCTTGACCTGCTCAACGCCTTTCAATACACGATGCCCGCCTACAGCGTCACCACGCTGGTCCTGGTTTCCGACGGACTGCTGGGGGACTTCAACCGCGACGGAACGGTCGACGGCGCAGACTACACCGTGTGGCGCGATTCGCTTGGCCTCACCGGAAACCTCGCTGCCGACGCCAACGAAGACAACATCGTCGACATCGACGACTACAACCTCTGGCGGAGCAACTTCAGCCTCACGACCTCAAGCACTGGCTTGCCTACCGTAAGCACCCCTGAGCCGTCCGGAGTAACCCTCGCCTTGGCGGCCAGCTTGTGCGGCGCCGCCATCCAGAGATGGCGGTCTCGGTGA
- a CDS encoding Gfo/Idh/MocA family protein, whose protein sequence is MKPHLQDQHPRTTRRGFLRTAAALTAAPGFALTAPAFANLAKNDRPRIGCIGLGSMGTGDAADHARFGDVVAVCDVDSLRREKAKHDQVIGKGRADSYADYRRVLDRKDVDVVSIVTPDHWHVKIAIEALLAGKHVFCQKPLTLTLEENRLIRAACKKHPDRVFVVGTQQRSDRDRFLRAVNMVQQGLLGRITKVTAGIDGSPTGGPFTPESPPENLNWNAWLGPAPLVDFMTRRCHYEFRWWYEYSGGKFTDWGAHHVDIALWALGLNKEGAGPVAVDGSDARHPLPMKDGYPTVDNCYNTSHDFNVISKFHQGPELHLTSRGDNGILFEGEEGRLFVNRGKITGTPIKENWDAGKFGDDQLRELYGNKPFEGHKENFYRCIREGGLPVSDVYSHVQAMSVCHLSAIAARLGRQIAWDPKSEQITGDQQAASMMARVARPGFEVQSS, encoded by the coding sequence ATGAAGCCGCATCTCCAAGACCAACATCCTAGAACCACCCGCCGCGGCTTCCTCCGCACTGCCGCAGCCCTTACAGCGGCGCCGGGTTTCGCCCTGACGGCGCCCGCCTTCGCCAACCTCGCAAAGAACGACCGACCCCGCATCGGCTGCATTGGACTGGGCAGCATGGGTACCGGCGACGCGGCAGATCACGCTCGCTTTGGGGACGTCGTGGCGGTGTGCGACGTGGACTCGCTGCGACGCGAGAAAGCAAAGCACGACCAAGTTATTGGCAAGGGGCGTGCCGACAGCTACGCGGACTATCGGCGAGTCCTCGACCGGAAGGACGTCGATGTTGTGAGCATTGTGACGCCGGACCACTGGCACGTGAAAATCGCGATCGAAGCGCTCCTGGCGGGCAAGCATGTTTTCTGCCAAAAGCCCCTGACGCTGACGCTCGAGGAGAATCGGCTGATTCGCGCCGCCTGCAAGAAGCATCCCGACCGAGTTTTTGTCGTCGGAACGCAGCAACGCAGCGACCGGGACCGTTTCCTACGCGCCGTGAACATGGTGCAGCAGGGGCTGCTCGGGCGCATCACCAAGGTCACGGCCGGGATCGACGGCAGCCCGACCGGCGGACCGTTCACGCCGGAGTCGCCCCCCGAGAACCTCAACTGGAACGCGTGGCTCGGACCGGCGCCGCTGGTAGATTTCATGACGCGGCGCTGCCACTACGAGTTCCGCTGGTGGTACGAGTACTCAGGCGGAAAATTCACCGATTGGGGCGCCCACCACGTCGATATCGCCCTGTGGGCGCTGGGGCTGAACAAGGAGGGCGCCGGCCCCGTTGCGGTAGACGGATCGGACGCCCGGCACCCCTTGCCGATGAAGGACGGGTACCCCACGGTCGACAACTGCTACAACACCTCGCACGACTTCAACGTCATCAGCAAGTTCCACCAAGGACCCGAGCTGCACCTCACCAGCCGGGGTGACAACGGCATCCTGTTCGAAGGCGAAGAAGGCCGGCTCTTCGTGAACCGCGGCAAAATCACCGGCACGCCGATCAAGGAGAACTGGGACGCGGGTAAGTTTGGCGACGACCAGCTCCGTGAGCTGTACGGCAACAAGCCGTTCGAGGGCCACAAGGAAAACTTCTACCGGTGCATCCGAGAAGGGGGTCTGCCCGTTTCCGACGTCTACTCGCACGTGCAGGCGATGAGCGTGTGTCACCTGTCCGCCATCGCTGCTAGACTGGGACGCCAGATCGCCTGGGACCCCAAGAGCGAACAGATCACCGGCGATCAACAGGCGGCCAGCATGATGGCGCGCGTGGCGAGGCCCGGCTTTGAGGTTCAATCGAGCTAG
- a CDS encoding alpha-L-fucosidase, with the protein MDDKRRHATLWLLLLFGAQTASAQDVVLSPGDSIENVVAKAASVRPTDRQVAWQSDEISAFIHFGMNTFTDREWGDGAEDPRWFNPTELDCRQWVRAAKAAGITRMILTAKHHDGFCLWPSKHTDHCVRSSPWKNGKGDVVGDFVAACREEAMHFGIYISPWDRHEPTYGDSPKYNQYFLNQLEEVLTAYPGIQEVWFDGACAEGPNGKRQEYDWRAYWKLIRRLAPEAAITVRGPDVRWCGNEAGHSRKSEWSVIPMPGDGASWLSSDAALAGFTRDIYGDDLGSRDVLMRSRLKGMRLAWYPAQVNTSIRPGWFYHENEDDRVRSLQDLLNVYYGSVGGNAQFLLNIPPDRRGLVHEKDVARLRQFGQTLQATYSNNLAVGAEGRLEVIGGAPVGDVAALLDGDSSTFLTTSDRPESVELVVELSAPRRANRLMLQEHIASGQRVEAFEVERYSDSKWLPLAEGAVIGRKRLLRFPDATLSKFRVRFTGFRVRPTLAGLGLYLAPAALAPPTIKRDLAGLVTIATPEGAYARYTLDGSIPTDGSSRYEGPIKMRRGGLVTAKAFPSTSDAVGGDSNDLVSQAEFGLAKAKWKVVDCDSQDGSEGAAGKAIDDDPTTFWHSRYRDQRDPMPHHLAIDLGEQVTIAGFIYAPRQDQWEGGIILRARFEVSEDGETWMVAADNVEFDNIVNSRQHQVVSLPTSVTSRYFRLTALRTVGDEDLASAAEVSVLIQ; encoded by the coding sequence ATGGACGACAAGAGGCGCCACGCGACGCTTTGGTTGCTTCTATTGTTCGGCGCTCAAACCGCGTCGGCACAAGACGTAGTGCTCTCGCCGGGGGACTCGATCGAGAATGTTGTCGCCAAGGCGGCATCGGTCCGACCGACTGACCGGCAGGTTGCTTGGCAAAGCGACGAGATCTCCGCGTTCATCCATTTCGGGATGAACACGTTCACGGACCGCGAGTGGGGCGATGGGGCCGAGGACCCTCGTTGGTTCAATCCAACAGAGCTCGACTGTCGGCAATGGGTGCGGGCAGCCAAGGCGGCCGGCATCACCCGGATGATCCTAACGGCGAAGCACCACGACGGCTTCTGCCTCTGGCCCAGCAAGCACACTGACCACTGCGTTCGCAGCAGCCCCTGGAAAAACGGCAAGGGGGACGTGGTTGGCGACTTCGTCGCTGCTTGCCGCGAGGAAGCGATGCACTTCGGCATCTACATCTCGCCCTGGGACCGACACGAGCCGACGTACGGCGATTCGCCGAAGTACAACCAGTACTTCTTGAACCAACTCGAAGAAGTTCTGACGGCATACCCTGGAATCCAGGAGGTGTGGTTCGACGGCGCGTGCGCGGAGGGTCCGAACGGGAAACGGCAGGAATACGATTGGCGCGCCTACTGGAAGCTCATCCGCAGGCTCGCGCCGGAGGCGGCCATCACCGTTCGGGGGCCGGACGTGCGCTGGTGCGGCAATGAAGCCGGTCATTCCCGCAAGAGCGAGTGGAGCGTCATCCCGATGCCGGGCGACGGGGCGTCCTGGCTGAGCTCGGACGCAGCCCTCGCCGGATTCACGCGCGACATCTACGGCGATGATCTCGGCAGCCGCGACGTGTTGATGCGCAGCAGGCTCAAGGGCATGAGGCTGGCCTGGTATCCGGCGCAAGTCAATACCTCCATCCGTCCCGGCTGGTTCTACCACGAGAACGAAGACGATCGCGTCCGATCCTTGCAGGATCTCCTGAACGTCTATTACGGCTCCGTGGGTGGAAACGCCCAGTTCCTGCTCAATATCCCACCGGACCGGCGAGGCCTGGTGCACGAGAAGGACGTCGCTCGCCTCAGACAGTTCGGGCAAACCCTGCAGGCGACTTATTCAAACAACCTCGCTGTCGGGGCGGAGGGGAGGCTCGAGGTCATTGGCGGCGCCCCCGTAGGCGACGTGGCGGCGCTGCTGGACGGCGACTCGAGCACCTTCCTTACCACCTCGGACCGGCCCGAATCCGTGGAACTCGTCGTAGAGTTGTCCGCCCCGCGGCGCGCCAACCGCTTGATGCTGCAGGAGCACATCGCTTCCGGGCAGCGGGTCGAGGCGTTTGAAGTGGAGCGGTATTCGGACAGCAAGTGGCTGCCGCTGGCCGAGGGCGCCGTGATCGGGCGCAAGCGTCTGCTGCGCTTCCCGGACGCCACCCTCTCCAAGTTCCGGGTCCGCTTCACAGGCTTCCGCGTCCGCCCAACCCTCGCCGGCCTCGGGCTTTATCTCGCTCCAGCGGCCTTGGCGCCGCCAACGATCAAGCGTGATCTCGCCGGTCTGGTGACCATCGCGACTCCCGAAGGGGCCTACGCCAGATACACCCTCGACGGTTCGATCCCGACGGACGGCTCGAGCCGATACGAAGGGCCGATCAAGATGCGTAGGGGCGGCCTGGTGACCGCCAAGGCGTTCCCATCTACCTCCGACGCAGTGGGCGGCGACTCCAATGACCTGGTCTCGCAAGCAGAGTTTGGATTGGCGAAGGCCAAGTGGAAGGTGGTTGATTGCGATTCGCAAGACGGCTCTGAAGGGGCAGCCGGCAAGGCGATCGACGACGATCCCACGACGTTCTGGCACTCGCGCTATCGCGACCAGCGCGACCCGATGCCGCATCACCTCGCGATCGACTTGGGAGAGCAGGTGACCATCGCCGGATTTATCTACGCGCCTCGACAGGACCAGTGGGAGGGTGGAATCATCCTCCGAGCGCGGTTTGAAGTGAGCGAAGACGGTGAGACCTGGATGGTTGCGGCAGACAACGTCGAGTTTGACAACATAGTAAACAGCCGCCAGCATCAAGTTGTCTCTCTGCCGACCAGCGTCACGTCGCGCTACTTCCGGCTAACAGCGCTGAGAACGGTGGGTGACGAAGACCTGGCCTCCGCGGCTGAGGTTTCTGTGCTCATCCAGTGA
- the cysN gene encoding sulfate adenylyltransferase subunit CysN — MTSLTTPATRQDLTVKPCEKDLLRFITCGSVDDGKSTLIGRLMLDAGAVYSDQLVALQSESRKHGTNGGEIDTALLLDGLEDEQQQGITIDVAYRYFATQKRKFIIADTPGHEQFTRNMATGASNADLAILLVDATKGVLTQTKRHAFIVSLLGIKHVILAVNKMDLVDYDEAAFESICQDFKRFAAKLEITDLRLVPLSARHGDNVAEPSAKMLWYADGSLLHQLESVYVGSDQNLRDFRFPVQWVNRPDETFRGFSGTIASGVIRAGEEIVVLPSGKRSRVRSIVTMDGPLEEAASSKSCTLTLEDEIDVTRGDMICRPGNRPHVSRHAEAMLVWMSEQTLKFDRPVWFKNSAGRAVGEVESLRYEVDVNSLHRKQSQTLGLNSIGRCALSFHEPIAYDAYARNRETGAFILVDRITHETLAAGMFLEHDVSGESGEGLADFQRARVIQSHVALERRSQRHGHEPFTVLLTGLPASGKTTVAKQLEQRLFELGAIGVLVDGESMRQGLSKGLGFSIEERSENLLRGAEVARLLNDAGQFCIASFCAPEEATRQKFLEIVGRHRVFHVHLDASVAACRARDTTGRYAAAENGQIKGFPGVDFHYQSPLSADLTIDTQEQIDVNELAGCVIAPFHRGDAASPDRSKVVPDRDAIIPE, encoded by the coding sequence ATGACATCGCTCACCACCCCCGCCACGCGACAGGACCTAACCGTGAAGCCATGCGAGAAGGACCTCCTGCGGTTCATCACCTGCGGCAGCGTCGACGATGGCAAGAGCACCCTAATCGGTCGGCTGATGCTCGACGCAGGAGCGGTGTACAGCGATCAGCTGGTTGCACTTCAATCGGAGTCCCGGAAGCACGGCACCAACGGCGGTGAAATTGATACGGCCCTGCTCCTGGACGGGCTCGAAGACGAGCAGCAGCAAGGGATCACCATTGACGTCGCTTACCGCTACTTCGCAACCCAGAAACGCAAGTTCATCATCGCTGACACGCCCGGTCACGAGCAGTTCACACGCAACATGGCCACCGGCGCTTCGAACGCCGACCTCGCCATCCTGCTTGTCGACGCCACCAAGGGGGTGCTGACTCAGACCAAACGGCACGCGTTTATTGTCTCGCTGCTCGGGATCAAGCACGTTATTCTTGCGGTGAACAAGATGGACCTTGTCGACTACGACGAGGCGGCCTTCGAGTCGATCTGCCAAGACTTCAAGCGATTCGCCGCGAAGCTTGAGATCACGGACCTGCGCCTCGTGCCGCTCTCGGCGCGTCACGGAGACAACGTCGCCGAGCCGAGCGCCAAGATGCTGTGGTACGCCGACGGGTCGCTCCTGCACCAACTCGAGTCCGTCTACGTCGGGTCCGATCAGAACCTGCGAGACTTCCGCTTCCCGGTGCAATGGGTCAACCGTCCGGATGAGACCTTTCGGGGGTTCAGCGGTACGATCGCCTCTGGGGTGATACGCGCCGGCGAAGAAATTGTCGTTCTCCCGTCGGGCAAACGGTCGCGGGTCCGCAGCATCGTGACGATGGACGGTCCGTTGGAAGAGGCGGCGTCGTCGAAGTCCTGCACGCTAACGCTGGAAGACGAGATCGATGTCACCCGCGGAGACATGATCTGTCGGCCGGGCAACCGGCCGCACGTCTCACGCCACGCAGAGGCAATGCTCGTGTGGATGTCGGAGCAGACTCTGAAGTTTGACCGCCCGGTGTGGTTCAAGAACTCGGCCGGCAGAGCCGTGGGCGAGGTCGAGTCTCTCCGGTACGAGGTCGATGTCAACTCTCTGCACCGAAAGCAATCTCAGACGCTTGGTCTGAATTCGATCGGTCGATGCGCCCTGAGCTTCCATGAACCGATCGCCTATGACGCGTACGCGCGGAACCGCGAGACCGGCGCCTTCATCCTCGTGGATCGTATCACTCATGAGACGCTTGCCGCGGGTATGTTTCTCGAGCACGACGTGTCGGGCGAGTCAGGCGAGGGGCTGGCGGACTTCCAGCGGGCTCGCGTGATCCAGAGTCACGTCGCTCTCGAGCGTCGGTCGCAGAGGCATGGGCACGAACCCTTTACCGTGCTGCTGACCGGGCTGCCCGCTTCCGGGAAGACAACCGTCGCCAAGCAATTGGAGCAACGGCTGTTCGAACTTGGCGCTATCGGAGTGTTGGTCGATGGCGAGTCGATGCGTCAGGGACTCAGCAAGGGCCTCGGGTTCTCCATCGAAGAGCGGTCCGAGAACCTCCTCCGGGGCGCCGAAGTGGCCAGGCTGCTCAACGACGCGGGACAGTTTTGCATCGCGTCGTTCTGCGCCCCCGAAGAGGCGACGCGTCAGAAGTTCCTCGAAATCGTCGGGCGCCATCGCGTGTTCCATGTCCACCTCGACGCTTCGGTTGCGGCCTGCCGGGCCCGGGACACCACCGGTCGCTATGCCGCCGCCGAAAACGGGCAGATCAAGGGGTTTCCGGGGGTGGACTTTCACTATCAATCGCCGCTGTCTGCGGACCTCACGATCGACACGCAGGAGCAAATTGATGTCAATGAGCTGGCGGGCTGCGTGATCGCTCCCTTCCATCGAGGGGACGCCGCATCGCCGGATCGGAGCAAAGTTGTTCCCGACAGGGACGCGATCATACCGGAGTAG